GCGCCGATGCCCTCGTCGAACAGCCGCGCCACGCGCGAACGCCGCGAGGTGCCGATCACCAGCTGGGTCGCGTTGACGCCGCGGGCGAAGTCCAGCAGGGCGGTCGGCACGTCGTCGCCGACGACGGTGTGGAAGGTCGCGCCGACCTCCTCGGCCAGCGTCCGGCAGCGGGCGATCGCGGCGGGCCCGAGCCCGGACAGGCCGTCGCCGCGCAGGATGTGCACCACCTGCAGCTCGGCGCCGGCCCGGGTGGCGATCCGGCTGGCGCGGCGGATGAGCGTCTCGCTCTCCGTGCCGCCGGTGATGGAGACGACGACGCGTTCGCGTGCCTCCCAGGTGTCGGTGATGCTCTGCTCGGCGCGGTAGCGCTGCAGGGCGACGTCGACCTGGTCGGCCACCCAGAGCAGGGCGAGCTCGCGCAGCGCGGTGAGGTTGCCCGGGCGGAAGTAGTTGCCGAGCGCGGCGTCGATGCGCTCGGCCGGGTAGACGTTGCCGTGGGCGAGCCGCCGCCGCAGCGCTTCGGGGGTGATGTCGACCAGCTCGAGCTGCTCGGCGCGGCGGACGACCTCGTCCGGCACGGTCTCCTGCTGGGTGACGCCGGTGATCCGCTCGACGACGTCGTTGAGGCTCTGCAGGTGCTGCACGTTGACCGTGGACAGCACGTCGATGCCGGCTTCGAGCAGCTCCTCGACGTCCTGCCAGCGCTTGGCGTGGCGCGAACCCGGCACGTTGGTGTGCGCGAGCTCGTCGACGACGGCGACCTCGGGCGCGCGGGCGAGGATGGCGTCGACGTCCATCTCGTCGAACTCGCGGCCGCGGTGGCCGGCGTGCCGCCGCGGGACGACCTCGAGGCCGTCCAGGAGGTTCGCGGTCATCTCGCGGCCGTGCGTCTCGACCAGCCCGACGACGACGTCGGTGCCGCGGTCGAGACGCCGCCGCGCTTCGCCGAGCATGGCGAAGGTCTTGCCGACGCCCGGAGCCGCGCCGAGGTAGATCCTCAGTTCCCCTCGGCGCGGCTTCTTCGTACTGGTCACGCTGTCAGTGTGCCCCTCCGGCCGCACCTTGCACGGCCAAGTTGAGCTGGAGCACATTCACGCCCGGAACGCCGATCCCGGCCCCCGTCGTGTTCTGCTCGACCAGCTGCTTCACCCGGTCCACCGGGAGCCCGGTGTTCCGGGCCACGCGGGCGATCTGAAGGTCCGCGTAGGCCACGCTGATCGACGGGTCGAGGCCGGAGCCCGACGCCGTCACCGCGTCCGGCGGTACCTGGTCGGGTGACACGCCTTCGCGCTTGGCGATGGCGTCCTTGCGCTCCCCGATGGTCTTCACGAGATCCTCGTTGTACGGGCCCTTGTTGGACGCACCCGACGGCATGTCGGGGCTGACCGCCGACGGCCGGGTGTGGAACCACGGGTCGTGCGCCGGGTCCGCGGGCACCGGGTCGACGCCGATGAGCGACGACCCGACCGCCTGGCCGTTCTGCGTGACGACCGAGCCTTCGGCGTTGCCTTCCAGCCCCGGGATGCGGGCGATGGCCCACACGGCGAGGGGGTAGAGGACGCCGAGCAGGACGGTCAGCACGACGAGGACGCGCAGCCCGGCCCAGGTCTGCTTGACGAGAGTGTTCACGAGGTCACCCGATTCCAGGGATGAGGCGCACCAGCAGGTCGATCAGCCAGATCCCGAGGAAGGGGCTGACGATCCCGCCGAGGCCGTAGACGAGCAGGTTGCGGCGCAGCAGCGCCGAGGCCGACGACGGCTTGTACCGCACGCCGCGCAGGGCCAGCGGGATGAGCACGACGATGATCAGCGCGTTGAAGATGACCGCGGACAGGATCGCCGACTTCGGCGTGGCCAGGTGCATGATGTTCAGCGCGCCGAGCTGGGCGAAGATGCCGGTGAACATCGCCGGCAGGATCGCGAAGTACTTCGCGAGGTCGTTCGCGACGCTGAACGTCGTCAGCGCGCCGCGGGTGATCAGCAGCTGCTTGCCGATCTCGACGATCTCGATCAGCTTCGTCGGGTCGCTGTCGAGGTCGACCATGTTCCCGGCCTCCTTGGCGGCCGAGGTACCGGTGTTCATCGCGACGCCGACGTCGGACTGCGCGAGCGCGGGGGCGTCGTTGGTGCCGTCGCCGGTCATCGCGACCAGGCGCCCGCCCTCCTGCTCCTGCTTGATGAGCGCCATCTTGTCTTCCGGCTTGGCCTCGGCGAGGTAGTCGTCGACGCCCGCGTCCGCCGCGATGGCCTTGGCGGTGAGCGGGTTGTCGCCGGTGATCATCACCGTCTTGATGCCCATCGCCCGCAGTTCCCGGAAGCGCTCCTTCATGCCCGGCTTGACGACGTCGGACAGCCGGATCACGCCGCGCACCACCGCGTCTTCGGCGACGACGAGCGGAGTGCCGCCCTGGGCGGCGATCTCGTCGACCACCCGCTCGGTCTCGTCGGGGAACTCCCCGCCGTGGTCGCGCACCCAGGCGCGGACCGCCGAAGCGGCGCCCTTGCGGATCCGCCGGCTCCCGATGTCGATCCCGCTCATCCGGGTCTGCGCGGTGAAGGGGACGAACTCGCCGCGTTCGTCCTGGCTCGCGTGGTCCGACGTCAGCTCGACGACGCTGCGCCCTTCAGGGGTTTCGTCGGCGAGGCTGGCCAGCCGGGCGGCCCGCGCCAGCTCGTCCGGAGTGGACGATCCGACCGGGATCAGCTCGGTGGCCCGGCGGTTGCCGAAGGTGATCGTGCCGGTCTTGTCGAGCAGCAGCGTCGAGACGTCGCCCGCGGCCTCGACCGCACGGCCGCTCGTCGCGAGGACGTTGCGCTGCACCAGGCGGTCCATGCCCGCGATGCCGATGGCGCTCAGCAGCGCGCCGATGGTCGTCGGGATCAGGCAGACGAGCAGTGCCGTCAGCACGATCACCGACTGCTCGGACCCGGAGTAGCGGGCCATCGGCTGCAACGCCACGACGGCGAGCAGGAAGATGATCGTGAGGGTCGAGAGCAGGATCGTCAGCGCGATCTCGTTCGGCGTCTTCTGCCGGGAAGCGCCTTCCACCAACGCGATCATGCGGTCCACGAAGGACTCGCCGGGCTTGGTGGTGATCTTGACGACGATCCGGTCGCTCAGCACGGTCGTGCCGCCGGTGACGGCGCTGCGGTCGCCGCCGGACTCGCGGATGACCGGGGCCGACTCGCCGGTGATGGCCGACTCGTCGACGGTCGCGATGCCCTCGACGACGTCGCCGTCACCCGGGATCACCTCGCCCGCCTCGACGACGACCAGGTCGCCGATCTTCAGGTCGACCCCGGGTACCTGCTCCTCGCCGTCCGAGGTGAGCCGGCGGGCGACGGTTTCCTTCTTCGACCGCCGCAGGCTTTCCGCCTGTGCCTTGCCGCGTCCTTCGGCGACGGCCTCGGCGAGGTTCGCGAACAGCACCGTGAACCACAGCCAGACGGCGATCAGGATCGTGAACACGCTCGGGTCGGTGATCGCGAAGACGGTGGTGAGCGCGGAGCCCACCCACACCACGAACATCACCGGGTTGCCGAGCTGGTGCTTCGGGTTGAGCTTCCGGACCGCGTCGGGCAGTGACGTCCAGAGCTGGCGGGGGCTGAAGACCCCGGCGCCGACCCGGCCGGTGTGCTCTTCGTGGGTCACCTGGGGTCGTTCTTCGGTGACGGTCATGCGAGTGCCTCCGCGATGGGCCCGAGCGCGAGCGCCGGGATGAACGTGAGGGCCGCGACGAGCACCACCGTGCCGGTGAGCATGGTGGCGAACAGCGGCCCGGTGGTGGGCAGGGTGCCGGCGGTTTCGGGCACCTTGCGCTGCGCGGCCAGGGAGCCGGCCAGGCAGAGCACGGCGAGGATCGGCACGAACCGGCCGATCGCCATCGCGACGCCGAACGACGACTGGAACCAGTCGCTCGTCGCGGTCAGCCCGCCGAACGCGCTGCCGTTGTTGTTGCCGGTGGACGCGTAGCCGTAGAGGATTTCGGACAGGCCGTGCGCGCCGCCGTTGCCCAGCGCGCCCGCCGTGCCCGGCAGCAGCAACGCGATCCCGGAGCCGAGGAGCACCACGGTCGGCATCGCCAGCATGGCGATCGCCGCGCAGGTGACCTCGCGCTTGCCGAGCTTCTTGCCCAGGTACTCCGGCGTGCGCCCGACCATCAGGCCGGCCAGGAACATGGCGATGATCGCCATGACCAGGATCCCGTAGAGACCGGTGCCGACACCGCCGGGCGAGATCTCGCCGTAGAGCATGTTCAGCAGCGGGCCCCCGCCGCCGAGGCCCGACAGGCTGTCCTGGGCGCCGTTGACCGCACCGGTCGACGTGCCGGTGGTGGTGTCGGCGAAGATCGACGTCAGCCCGATGCCGAACCGCTGTTCCTTGCCCTCCATGCTCGCGCCCGCGGCCAGCGCCGCCGGGTTGTTCGCGGTGGCCTCGGAGAGCCAGATGAGCGCCAGCGACGCGGCCCACAGCACGCCCATCACGCCGAGCAGGACGTACCCCTGCTTGGGCTTGCCGACGAGCTTGCCGAACGCCCGGGTGAGGCTGACCGGGATCACCAGGATCAGGAACAGCTCGATGAGGTTCGTCCACGCGGTGGGGTTCTCGAACGGGTGCGCGGAGTTGGCGTTGAGGATGCCCCCGCCGTTGGTGCCGAGTTCCTTGATCGCCTCCTGGCTCGCCGCGGGCGCCAGGGCGATGGTGCTCTGGCTGCCGTCGGGATTGGTGACGGCGACGCCGGCCTTGAGGCTCTGCACGACACCGAGCGCGATCAGCACGATCGCGAACACGAACGCCATCGGCAGCAGGACGCGGATCGTGCCGCGCGTGAGGTCCACCCAGAAGTTGCCGAGCCGGTCGGTCTTCGCCCGGACGAACCCGCGGGTCACCGCGATCGCCACGGCGAGGCCGACGCCGGCGGACAGGAAGTTCTGCACGGTCAGCCCGGCCATCTGCACGAAGTGGCCCATCGTCGTCTCGGGGACGTAGGACTGCCAGTTCGTGTTGGTGACGAACGAAACCGCCGTGTTGAAGGCGACGCCGGGGCTCACCGCGCCGCGGCCCAGGCTCCACGGCAGGAGCGACTGCAACCGCTGCAGCAGGTAGAGCAGGACGATCGAGACGAACGAGAAGCCGAGCACGCCCGCGGCGTAGGTCGGCCACCGCTGCTCGGAGTCCGGGTCGACGCGGAAGAGCTTGTAGAGACCCTTTTCGAGCTTCAGGTGCTTCTCGGTGGAGAAGACGCGCGCCAGGTAGTCGCCGAGCGGCTTGTAGACCACGGCGAGGGCGGCGAGGAGGAGGCCGAGCTGGATGAGCCCGGCCGCGGTGTCGGTCATTCTTGCCCCTCCGCGGGGGTGAGTACGTCGGGGCGCATCAGAATTTCTCCGGCCTGATCAAGGCGACGAACAGGTACACGAGCAGGCCGAGCGCCAGCAGTCCGCCGACGACGTTGGCCACGGCCCCGGCGCCGCTCACAGCTTCTCCAGCCCGCGCAGCGCCAGCGCGAGCACCACGAACACGCCGATCAGCAGGGCGGCGTAGAGCAAGTCGGCCACAGGGCACCTCTCAAGACGGGTCACCGGGTTCGGTGACCGGACGCGTTCACTGTGCGGCCGGGAGAGCCCGTCCCGACCTGCGGCTGACGGCCTCTTGATGCGTTCCTGACACCCATTTACGCCGTCTTTATGGCAGGTGGCGGCGGTCACGCAAACGTTTGCCCCGCACTCACTGTATGCAGTTGGTTAGTGACTCGCGACACAACGAGTGACCGAACAAGTGCGGAACGTGCAATTCGGGCAGACAAGATCTTCGGCCCGTGTTACACCTGTGTTACCGATAGTTGTATCGGCTAAGCAAATCTTGGGAGGGGTACACATGTGCGGTATCGCCGGCTGGGTTTCCTACGACGCCGACCTCACCCGCCGCCGGGACGTGGTCGACGCCATGACGGAGACCATGGCCTGCCGCGGCCCGGACGACGTCGGCACGTGGGTGCGCACGCACGTCGCGCTCGGGCACCGGCGGCTGGCCATCATCGACCTGCCCGGCGGCCGTCAGCCGATGTCCGTGCACACGCCGAACGGCGACGTCGCGATGGTCTACAGCGGTGAGGCCTACAACTTCACCGAGCTGAAGGAAGAGCTGACGAAGCTCGGCCACCGGTGGGAGACCGACAGCGACACCGAGGTCGTGCTGCACGGCTACCTGCAGTGGGGCGACGAGGTCGTCGACCACCTCAACGGCATGTACGCCTTCGCGATCTGGGACGAGCGCGACGACCGCCTCGTGATGATCCGCGACCGGATGGGCATCAAGCCGTTCTACTACTACCCGACGCGCGACGGCGTGCTGTTCGGCTCCGAGCCGAAGGCCATCCTGGCGAACCCGCTGGCCGGCAAGGTGGTCGACACCGACGGCCTGCGCGAGCTGATGGCGTTCACCAAGCGCCCCGGCTGGTCGCTGTGGAAGGGCATGGAGGAGGTCCAGCCGGGCACGATCGTCACCGTGTCCCGCGAGGGCGTCCGCACCCGCACGTACTGGAAGCTCGACGCGAAGCAGCACACCGACGACCAGGAGACCACGGTCGCCCGCGTCCGCGAGCTGATGACCGACATCGTCCACCGCCAGCTGGTCGCGGACGTCCCGCGCTGCGTGCTGCTCTCGGGCGGCTTGGACTCCAGCGCCGTCACCGGTCTCGCCGCCGCGCACCTCGCCGAACAGGGCGAGCAGCTGCGGACGTTCTCCGTCGACTTCTTCGGCCAGGAAGAGAACTTCAAGCCGGACGAGATGCGCGACACCGCGGACTCGCCGTTCATCCGCGACGTCGCGGACCTGGTCGGGTCCGCGCACCAGGACGTCATGCTCAACCCGGCGGAGCTGAGCGACCCGGCGGTGCGGCGCGCGGTGCTGAAGGCCCGGGACATCCCGGCCGGGCTCGGCGACATGGACACGTCGCTGTACCTGCTGTTCAAGGCGATCCGCGGCGAGTCGACGGTGGCGCTGTCGGGCGAGTCGGCCGACGAGGTGTTCGGCGGCTACCGCTGGTTCCACGACGAGCAGGCCGTCAACGCCGACACGTTCCCGTGGCTGGCGTTCCGGACGTCGATGATGGACGAGCGGGCATCGCTGTACACGACCGAACTGCGGCAGAAGCTGGACCTGGAGGCGTACATCGCGGACCAGTACGCGTCGGCCGTCGCCGCGGTCGACCACCTGGACGGCGAGTCCGAGCGCGAAGCGCGGATGCGGACCATCTGCAACCTCCACCTCACCCGCTTCGTGCGGATGCTGCTCGACCGCAAGGACCGCGCTTCGATGGCGGTGGGCCTGGAGGTCCGCGTGCCGTTCTGCGACCACCGGCTGGTCGAGTACGTCTACAACACGCCGTGGTCGCTGAAGACGTTCGACAGCCGGGAGAAGAGCCTGCTGCGGCACGCGACCAAGCATGTGCTGCCGGACTCGGTGCGGGACCGGGTGAAGAGCCCGTACCCCTCGACGCAGGACCCGGGCTACGCGGCGGCGTTGCAGCAGCAGGTCAAGGAGGTCCTGGCCGAGCCGGGTCACCAGGTGTTCGGCCTGGTGGACAAGACGTGGGCGCACCGGGTGTCCGAAGTGGACCCGGCGACCATGGACCCGGCGGCGCGCGTCGGGCTGGACCGGCTGCTCGACCTCTACCACTGGATCGAGATGTACTCCCCCACGCTCGAACTCTCTTGACCTCGAGTGCCCTTGAGGTGTGAGCCTGGGCGGCATGAAGGTGCTGCTGTTCGGCCGCAACCCGGCCACGGTCTCGAGGGTGACGGCGGCGCTGTCCGCGGCGGGTCTGGCCGCGGACGGCGTCGCTACGGAGGAAGCTGTCCTGACGCGCCTGGGCGTCGTGGACGCGTTGGTGCTGGGTGCCGGGGTGGCGGGGCCGCTGCGCGAGCGGGTCACGGCCGCGGCGCGGCGGCACGGGGTGATGTGGGTGCAGGGGCCGCACATCCTCCCGGAGCGGGACGCGCTGGAGTACGTGCGCACGGAGATCCTGCCGAAGCTGCGGTCAGCTCAGCGGTAGGTCCGCCGCGACCTCCTCCCCTGCTACGGTGAGTGCCGCTCCGATCCCGCCCAGCAACGACCGGGCGCTGTGGTTGTCCGCCGTCGTCGAGGCGATGAAGCGGGCCGCGCCCGACCGCTGCGCTTCGGCCAGCAGCAGCGCCGTGACCTGCGTGCCGATCCCGCGGCCGCGGACGTCGCGGCGCAACCAGATGCCCGCCTCCACAGCGTCACCGTGGCGCTCCAGGCGGGCTGCACCCACGGCGACCCCGTCCACGTCGACCACCCAGGTGCGCTCCACCGCGGTCGCCGGGTTCAGGGACCGGGCGTGGTGGAAGGCGAGGAACGCGGCGCGGCGGGCAGCGGTCCAGCCGGGCGGGCCCTCGACCGGCGGCATGACCTCGAGCGGGTCGGCTCCGGCGACGGCGGCTTCGAGCAGCCGCACCAGGGCCGGCTCGTCCAACGGCGTCAGAACGGTCACGTCCGGAGTTTCGCCGCCGGACGCCCCACGCGCGACCCGATTTTGCCCAGGGCCCGCAGGAACCGGACGTAGGGCGACCACCGGACCGGCCGCGCCACCCGGCCGGTCAGGTCCCGCTCGGCCCGGTCCAGCAACCCCTCCAGCAGCGCGTCGTGCAGTGGGCGGAAGAACAGCGGCCACGTCAGCCGGGCCCGGCCATGGAGCGACGCCTCCAGGACGTGCGTCAGCGCACCGCCGTCGATCGTGAACTCGTGGTGGCCGTCCACCCCCGCCGGAGCCGTGAACCGGCACCGCAGGCGGTCCGGCGAAACCTCTTCCACGACGTAGCGGACCGGGCCGTGACCGGCCGGGGTGCCCGGGGTGCGGGGGCCGTCGAGGCGGGTCGGGGGCCAGTCGGCGACCGGCCAGAGGCGGTCGTGCGGGGTGCCGAGCGTGTCCAGCAGGGAGACCAGCCGGTCGGCGGAGACCGGGAACCGACGGGTGTGGACGTTGCGGACCATGAGACCCTCCGTTCTGGAGATTATCCTCTAGAACTTATTAGAGCATAATCTCTACAACATGGGCCGCCCCGCGACGCACACCACAGCACAGTTCCTCGGTGCCGCCACCACCCTCTTCGCCGCGGGCGGGGCTCGCGCCGTGACCATGGCCGCCACCGCGAAGGCCGCCGGAGCGCCCAACGGCTCGATCTACCACCGCTTCCCGGACCGCCCCGCCCTGCTCACCGAGCTCTGGCGCCACACCCTCCGCGACTTCCAGGACACCTTCACCGAGAGCCTCGGCGAAGCGACGACGATCGAGGCGGCCGTCCAAGCCGCGACGAGCGTCGTCCACTGGTGCCGCAAGCACCCCGAGGGCGCGCGGGTCCTCGACGCCGGCAAGCACGCCTTCGGCCCGGCCGACTGGTCACCCGAGGCCGCGAAGGCCGTCGCGAAGGACGAACAGGAACTGCGTGACACGCTCAAGCGCGCCACGCACGCCCTGCCGACGCTCACCGGCTGCACGGACGAAGAGGTCGTCCTCGCCCTCGTCGAGATCCCGCGCGCGGTCGTCCACCGCTACCTCTCGACCGGCCGGACTCCCCCGCCGAAGGCCGCGGCGCTGGTCGAACGCACCGTCCGGAAGCTGCTGCGCCCGTGATCGGAAGGTCGACACGCGTGATCAGAGGGTCGACTCGCGTGATTGAAGGGTCGACACGGCGAGGCTCTCGACCCCGCGCCGTGTCGACCTCCTGATCACGCGTGTCGGCTCCGCAATCACGCGTGTCGACCCGTCCGCAAGCTGCTCAGCGCCTGACCTCCGCCAGCCCCACCGGCCGCCGCTCGCGGCGGGACAGCTCGCACGCCTCCGCGATGTAGAACGCTTCGAGCGCATCCGCCGCGACGCACGGCGAAGGCGCCCGGCCGGCGACGACGTCGAGGAACGCCCGCAGTTCCGTCGTGTAGGCCGGGCGGAACCGCTCCATGAACCCCGGGTACGCCGGGCCCGGCAGCGGGGCCACCCCCGGCTCGACCGACCGCAGCGGCGCCCGGTCGTCCAGGCCGACGACCACGCCGGACACCGATCCCAGCGCCTCGAGCCGCACGTCGTAGCCCGCGCCGTTGTAGCGGGTCAGCGACACCGTCGCCAGCGTGCCGTCGTCCAGGGTCAGCGTCGCCGCCGCCGTGTCGACGTCACCCGCGTCGGCGAAGAACCGCTCGCCGCGGTTGGCACCGATCGCGTAGACCTCGGCCACTTCACGGCCGCTCACCCAGCGGATGATGTCGAAGTCGTGCACGCCGCAGTCGCGGAACAGCCCGCCCGAGTGGGCGACGTACTCCGCGGGCGGGGGCGCGGGGTCGAACGTCGTCGCGCGCAGCGTGTGCAACCAGCCCAGCTCGCCCGACGCGACCGCCGCCCGCGCCGCCGCGTAGCCCGCGTCGAACCGGCGCTGGAAGCCGATCTGGACCGGGACGTCCGAGGCGCCGATGCGGTCGATGACGGCCAGCGTGCCCGGGATGTCCGCCGCGACCGGCTTTTCGCAGAACACCGGGATGCCCGCGTCGACCGCCGCGATGATCAGGCCCGGATGCGCGTCGGTGGCGGCCGTGACGACCAGGCCGTCCAGCCCCGCGGCGAACAGCTCGTCGAGGGAAGCCGCCACCTCGACGCCCAGCTTCGCCGCGGCCGACCGGGCCCGCCCGGTGTCGACGTCGGCCACCACGACCGACTCCACTTCCTCGAAGCCCTTCAAGGTCTCCGCGTGCGCGGTGCCGATCCGGCCGGTGCCCGCCAGTCCCAACCTCATCGTCGTGCTCCTCCTGTCTCAGTCATCTCGGCGGTGGTCGCGCGGACCACCAGGGACGGGTGCAGCAGGTGCCGGACCGGCTCCGTGCGCTCCCCGCGGACGCGTTCGATCAAGGCTTCGAAGGCCAGCCGGCCCATTTCGGTCCGCGGCTGGTCCACTGTGGTCAGTGAGAGGTGCCGCAGCGCCGCGAGTGACGTGTTGTCGTAGCCGACGACCGAGACGTCCTCGGGCACGCGCAGCCCGGCTTCTTCGAGTGCCGAAATGGCGCCGACGGCGTTGAAGTCGTTGCCTGCCACCAGACCCGTGGGCAGTTCGGCGCGCGAGTACGTCGCCAGCAGCTCCCGCACGGACTTCTCGCCGCCGGTGTCGGTGTGCTCGCTGCGCACGACGATCGGCTCCAGCCCGTGGCGCCGCATGGCCGCCTGGAACCCGCGACGGCGCTGGGCCGCCCCGGCCGCACCGCCGCCGTCGAGGTGGGCGATGCGCCGGTGCCCGAGGCCGGCGAGGTGGTCGACGGCCAGCGCGGACCCCGCTTCGCCGTCGTCGTTCACGGTGTCCACACCGGACGCTCGCGAGGTGCGGGAGACCAGCACCACCGGGCACTGCCGGGCCGCGGCTTCGATGGCCGACGCGGGCACGACCGGCGAGAGCAGGATGACCCCCGCCGGGCGGAAGGAAAGCAGGCTGCGCAAGGCGTTCCCCTCGCGCGCGGGGCTGCGGCCGCCGGTGTTGAGGACCAGGTCGAAGCCCGCGGCCTGCGCAGCCGCGTCCAGGCCCTCGACGACGTCGGCGAAGAAGGCGTTGCGCAGGTCGTTGACCATCACACCGAGCACAGTGGACGTCCGGCTGGCCAGGGACCGCGCCATGACGTGCGGCTGGTAGCCGAGTTCTTCGGCCGCACGCAGCACAGCGGTGCGCCGGGCGTCGGAGACCTTCGGTGAATTCCTCATCACCAGGGAGACCAGTGCGCGGGAAACCCCCGCCCGCGCGGCGACGTCCTCCATGGTCGGACGCATCCGGCGCACCTCCCCTGATCACCGAAAACTCAGCCTTGACTTGCTGTGACGGACGCTACAAGATTAGAGCGCTCTAATCAATAGAGCGCTCCAACGCATCCGATCAGAGCAACGGAGTCCTCCCTATGACAGCGAAGATCCGCGTGGCCGCCGCTCCGATCTCCTGGGGCGTCTGCGAAGTCCCCGGCTGGGGCCGGGTGCTGG
This genomic window from Amycolatopsis mongoliensis contains:
- a CDS encoding potassium-transporting ATPase subunit C, whose amino-acid sequence is MNTLVKQTWAGLRVLVVLTVLLGVLYPLAVWAIARIPGLEGNAEGSVVTQNGQAVGSSLIGVDPVPADPAHDPWFHTRPSAVSPDMPSGASNKGPYNEDLVKTIGERKDAIAKREGVSPDQVPPDAVTASGSGLDPSISVAYADLQIARVARNTGLPVDRVKQLVEQNTTGAGIGVPGVNVLQLNLAVQGAAGGAH
- the kdpB gene encoding potassium-transporting ATPase subunit KdpB — encoded protein: MTVTEERPQVTHEEHTGRVGAGVFSPRQLWTSLPDAVRKLNPKHQLGNPVMFVVWVGSALTTVFAITDPSVFTILIAVWLWFTVLFANLAEAVAEGRGKAQAESLRRSKKETVARRLTSDGEEQVPGVDLKIGDLVVVEAGEVIPGDGDVVEGIATVDESAITGESAPVIRESGGDRSAVTGGTTVLSDRIVVKITTKPGESFVDRMIALVEGASRQKTPNEIALTILLSTLTIIFLLAVVALQPMARYSGSEQSVIVLTALLVCLIPTTIGALLSAIGIAGMDRLVQRNVLATSGRAVEAAGDVSTLLLDKTGTITFGNRRATELIPVGSSTPDELARAARLASLADETPEGRSVVELTSDHASQDERGEFVPFTAQTRMSGIDIGSRRIRKGAASAVRAWVRDHGGEFPDETERVVDEIAAQGGTPLVVAEDAVVRGVIRLSDVVKPGMKERFRELRAMGIKTVMITGDNPLTAKAIAADAGVDDYLAEAKPEDKMALIKQEQEGGRLVAMTGDGTNDAPALAQSDVGVAMNTGTSAAKEAGNMVDLDSDPTKLIEIVEIGKQLLITRGALTTFSVANDLAKYFAILPAMFTGIFAQLGALNIMHLATPKSAILSAVIFNALIIVVLIPLALRGVRYKPSSASALLRRNLLVYGLGGIVSPFLGIWLIDLLVRLIPGIG
- the kdpA gene encoding potassium-transporting ATPase subunit KdpA, with translation MTDTAAGLIQLGLLLAALAVVYKPLGDYLARVFSTEKHLKLEKGLYKLFRVDPDSEQRWPTYAAGVLGFSFVSIVLLYLLQRLQSLLPWSLGRGAVSPGVAFNTAVSFVTNTNWQSYVPETTMGHFVQMAGLTVQNFLSAGVGLAVAIAVTRGFVRAKTDRLGNFWVDLTRGTIRVLLPMAFVFAIVLIALGVVQSLKAGVAVTNPDGSQSTIALAPAASQEAIKELGTNGGGILNANSAHPFENPTAWTNLIELFLILVIPVSLTRAFGKLVGKPKQGYVLLGVMGVLWAASLALIWLSEATANNPAALAAGASMEGKEQRFGIGLTSIFADTTTGTSTGAVNGAQDSLSGLGGGGPLLNMLYGEISPGGVGTGLYGILVMAIIAMFLAGLMVGRTPEYLGKKLGKREVTCAAIAMLAMPTVVLLGSGIALLLPGTAGALGNGGAHGLSEILYGYASTGNNNGSAFGGLTATSDWFQSSFGVAMAIGRFVPILAVLCLAGSLAAQRKVPETAGTLPTTGPLFATMLTGTVVLVAALTFIPALALGPIAEALA
- the kdpF gene encoding K(+)-transporting ATPase subunit F; its protein translation is MSGAGAVANVVGGLLALGLLVYLFVALIRPEKF
- the asnB gene encoding asparagine synthase (glutamine-hydrolyzing); amino-acid sequence: MCGIAGWVSYDADLTRRRDVVDAMTETMACRGPDDVGTWVRTHVALGHRRLAIIDLPGGRQPMSVHTPNGDVAMVYSGEAYNFTELKEELTKLGHRWETDSDTEVVLHGYLQWGDEVVDHLNGMYAFAIWDERDDRLVMIRDRMGIKPFYYYPTRDGVLFGSEPKAILANPLAGKVVDTDGLRELMAFTKRPGWSLWKGMEEVQPGTIVTVSREGVRTRTYWKLDAKQHTDDQETTVARVRELMTDIVHRQLVADVPRCVLLSGGLDSSAVTGLAAAHLAEQGEQLRTFSVDFFGQEENFKPDEMRDTADSPFIRDVADLVGSAHQDVMLNPAELSDPAVRRAVLKARDIPAGLGDMDTSLYLLFKAIRGESTVALSGESADEVFGGYRWFHDEQAVNADTFPWLAFRTSMMDERASLYTTELRQKLDLEAYIADQYASAVAAVDHLDGESEREARMRTICNLHLTRFVRMLLDRKDRASMAVGLEVRVPFCDHRLVEYVYNTPWSLKTFDSREKSLLRHATKHVLPDSVRDRVKSPYPSTQDPGYAAALQQQVKEVLAEPGHQVFGLVDKTWAHRVSEVDPATMDPAARVGLDRLLDLYHWIEMYSPTLELS
- a CDS encoding GNAT family N-acetyltransferase → MTVLTPLDEPALVRLLEAAVAGADPLEVMPPVEGPPGWTAARRAAFLAFHHARSLNPATAVERTWVVDVDGVAVGAARLERHGDAVEAGIWLRRDVRGRGIGTQVTALLLAEAQRSGAARFIASTTADNHSARSLLGGIGAALTVAGEEVAADLPLS
- a CDS encoding SRPBCC family protein; the protein is MVRNVHTRRFPVSADRLVSLLDTLGTPHDRLWPVADWPPTRLDGPRTPGTPAGHGPVRYVVEEVSPDRLRCRFTAPAGVDGHHEFTIDGGALTHVLEASLHGRARLTWPLFFRPLHDALLEGLLDRAERDLTGRVARPVRWSPYVRFLRALGKIGSRVGRPAAKLRT
- a CDS encoding TetR/AcrR family transcriptional regulator translates to MGRPATHTTAQFLGAATTLFAAGGARAVTMAATAKAAGAPNGSIYHRFPDRPALLTELWRHTLRDFQDTFTESLGEATTIEAAVQAATSVVHWCRKHPEGARVLDAGKHAFGPADWSPEAAKAVAKDEQELRDTLKRATHALPTLTGCTDEEVVLALVEIPRAVVHRYLSTGRTPPPKAAALVERTVRKLLRP
- a CDS encoding Gfo/Idh/MocA family protein; amino-acid sequence: MRLGLAGTGRIGTAHAETLKGFEEVESVVVADVDTGRARSAAAKLGVEVAASLDELFAAGLDGLVVTAATDAHPGLIIAAVDAGIPVFCEKPVAADIPGTLAVIDRIGASDVPVQIGFQRRFDAGYAAARAAVASGELGWLHTLRATTFDPAPPPAEYVAHSGGLFRDCGVHDFDIIRWVSGREVAEVYAIGANRGERFFADAGDVDTAAATLTLDDGTLATVSLTRYNGAGYDVRLEALGSVSGVVVGLDDRAPLRSVEPGVAPLPGPAYPGFMERFRPAYTTELRAFLDVVAGRAPSPCVAADALEAFYIAEACELSRRERRPVGLAEVRR
- a CDS encoding LacI family DNA-binding transcriptional regulator yields the protein MRPTMEDVAARAGVSRALVSLVMRNSPKVSDARRTAVLRAAEELGYQPHVMARSLASRTSTVLGVMVNDLRNAFFADVVEGLDAAAQAAGFDLVLNTGGRSPAREGNALRSLLSFRPAGVILLSPVVPASAIEAAARQCPVVLVSRTSRASGVDTVNDDGEAGSALAVDHLAGLGHRRIAHLDGGGAAGAAQRRRGFQAAMRRHGLEPIVVRSEHTDTGGEKSVRELLATYSRAELPTGLVAGNDFNAVGAISALEEAGLRVPEDVSVVGYDNTSLAALRHLSLTTVDQPRTEMGRLAFEALIERVRGERTEPVRHLLHPSLVVRATTAEMTETGGARR